Within the Myxosarcina sp. GI1 genome, the region ACGCCGTCAGAATCTTGAAGGTTTTGTTGTTGGAGTGTTTAGATTGGGGGTTATTGCAGATCTTGCCAGGTACGATCTTCAAGCTACCGATATCGACCTTGTAGTAGCTGACGAATCTGCTCCCCTAGAAAATAGGTTGTTTTACACTTCTGATTCTTCTCTAAAGCTAGAAGCAACTAAAAATATTGCTTCTTATCGCTCCTTACAGCAGCAGTTTCTATTCGATTCCGCCAATCGTCGTCTCTCAATAACTATTATTCCTGCTTCTGGATACTTCCAAGAACGTATGACGTTCAGACCTATATTAGTTTTAAGTAGTGGCATATTACTGACAGCGATTTTGGCTTTCTATTTGCAAGAAATGCTTAAAGTCAGGAATAAATTACGGACTCAAGAGAGTATAGCGGAGCGAAGCGCGAGAGATTACCGAAAAGTAGCAGTAAGATATCGCCGTATTGTTGATAATGTAGCTGAGGGAATTTTTATTTGTACCCAAGAGGGCAAATATTTAAACGCAAATAATGCCTTAGCTAATATATATGGCTATGATTCTCCCCAACAGCTACTTTCAGAAATTAAAAACGTCGAAACCCAACTTTTTGTCAATCCCGAAGATTGGCGCAAATTAATCGCAGCAGTGAAAAAAGATCGAACCGTTACTAATTTTGAGTGCCAGGTTTATCGCGCTGACGGCAGCAAAATTTGGACTTCTATTAATATCCATTGGCTTAGCGATCGCAATAACTCGGAAATTTATTATGAAGGCACAGTTACCAATATTACTGCCCGTAAGCAAACCGAACAACTGTTACTTCAAAGCAATAATTTACTTACAGGAATCAGCCAGGCTCAAACAAGATTTATCAAAGATGCCGAGCCAAAAATTTTATTTGATGGGCTGCTAGAAAATCTCTTGCAAATTACCAATAGTGAATACGGCTTCATCGGTGAGATTTTATATACGGAAACACAAGAGCCTTGCATAGAGGCATATATGAAAGTGCGAGGCAAACCATATCTTAAAAGTCACGCCATTACTAATATTGCCTGGAACGAAGAAACGCGCAAATTTTATGACGAACACGCACCGCAGGGAATGGAATTTCACAATCTCAAAACTCTGTTTGGACAAGTTATGGTTACTGGCAAACCCGTAATTGCTAACAGTCCTAGTACCGATCCCAGACGGGGAGGATTACCTGACGGATATCCACCACTAAATGCTTTTTTGGGGTTGCCATTTTACAGTCGCGATCGCCTGTTAGGAATGGTGGGAATTGCCAATCGCCCTCATGGTTACGATACTGAGTTAGTAGAATATCTAGAACCTTTTTTAGCTACCTGTAGCAATATTATTGAAGCTTATCGCAGCGAAACCAAACGCCAGCAGGTAGAAAAGGCACTAAAAGAAAGCGAAGAACGCTATCGAGCGATTGTAGAAACTGCTAATGAAGGTATTTTGCTATTAGATAGCAATGGTCAGATTCGCTTTGCCAATTCTAAAGTTTCCCAAATGTTGGGCTATGGCAAAGATGAACTCATCAGGCGATCGCTGTTTAATTTTATGGATAAACAGCAAAAGATCGAGAAAACACTTACCAATCTGGAATTGGGCATGACCAAAAATTACGACCTCCAATTTCGTTGCCAAGATGGTTCTAAGCTTTGGACATTAGCTTCTTTTAGTTCGATCTTTGATAGTAGCTTCCAGTCTACAGGTATTTTGGCAATGATTACCGACATTAGCGATCGCAAACAGACAGAGCTAGAACTAGCCGCAGCCAAACAAACAGCAGAAATTGCCAGTCGTACCAAAAGTCATTTTCTATCTAATATGAGCCATGAATTACGCACTCCTCTCAATGGTATTCTCGGCTCGACTCGCCTGTTGAAAAGCCATTTGAAAGCCATGTCTAGCGGTAATAGTGTTTCGACTGTCGATTGTCAAAAAAACTTAAATACTATCGAAACTAGTGGTAGTCATTTGTTAGGTTTAATTGAAGATATTCTCGAATTTTCGCGCATTGAAACTGCTCCTGTTAAGCTCTATCCCACACGGATCGATCTTGTCGCTTTTCTGACTGATATTTGCAATACATTGCGATCGCGCATCACGGTAAAAGGTCTGACCTTTACTACAGAAATTCCACGTGACTTACCTTATGGTATTGAAGTAGATCGCCAAAGACTCAAGCAAGTTTTACTTGAGTTATTTAATAATGCCATCAAGTTTACCGACCTGGGACGAATAACTTTCAGAATTGTGGTCATCGACTATTGTGAATTCTTGCCGACACCTTCTAATAGCGAAGTTAACTTACAAGATTATATTACCCTTCGTTTTGAAGCGATCGACACTGGTGTTGGGATCGGTAGCGATCTCCTGACTAAAATATTTCAACCTTTCGAACAGCTAGGAGATATTCATAACAAAGCTGCTGGAACGGGTATCGGACTGACTATTGCCCAACAGTTATTACATTCAATGAATAGTAAGTTGAAAGTTACCAGCTGCCTGGGTATGGGTTCTACTTTCTGGTTCGATCTAACTCTGCCAACCCTCAAAACAGGCATTTCAAAAACAGAGAAGCCAATTGAAGTTAACTCTATAGTTGGATATCAAGGTAAAAAACGCCGACTTTTAATAGTAGACAATCGAGCAGAAAATCGCTTGTTGTTAATAAATCTGCTCGAACCTCTAGGTTTTGAAGTGTTTACCGCTGAAAATGGACAGCAAGAAATTGGGCTTGCTAAAAAAATCAAACCCGATCTAATTTTGACCGATTTAATTTTACCGCTCAAAACTGGATTTGAAGCGGTGCAGGAACTCAGACAAATTCCTTACTTCGAGCAAACACCAATTATTGCTATTTCTAACAGTGACCTGGAACCAGAGCGAGAACAAAAGCGGATTGCTGGTTGTGATGCTTTGTTAGCAAAACCGATTGATGAAAGCAAGCTATTAGCTTTGTTACAAAAGTATTTGCAACTGTCATGGATTTATCGAGACGAGCTAGAAGCAGTTGCGATCGCACCCGAACCAGATAGCGTTCCCAAATCTGTAGATTCAATCGTTCCACCAGTTGAAGATCTTGAATTTTTGTATGAATTAGCAATGCTTGGCAGCATGAAAAAAATTCGTCAATGGGCAGTTTCTTTAGAAGAATTAGATATCAAATACAAGCCTTTTGCCGACAAACTCAAAAACTTGAGTCAGAATTTTGAAGAGAAGGCAATCGTCAGTTTAGTCGAACAATATCTTCATCAATAAACAAGATGAATATTAATTAGAAAAAAATATCATTTATAAATTTAATTTAACTTGATTTAATGTCTAAAACTAAAACTTTTATAACTACTGGTAGCTTCAACTTTCAATTCGATCTAAAAGATCACAACATTTTGATTGTTGATGATAATCCTACTAATTTAGCAGTAATTGTAAATTATTTAGAAACTTCAGGATTGACAATTTTGGTGTCTCAAGATGGAGAAAGTAGCTTAAAACGGGCTAAATATGCCAAACCGAGTATTATTTTGCTTGACGTACTAATGCCTGGTATTGATGGCTATGAAACCTGTCGTCGGCTTAAGTCCGATTCAGAAACCAAAGATATTCCCGTAATTTTTATGACGGCTTTGTCTAGTACGGAAGATAAGGTTAAAGGATTTAAGTTTGGAGCTGTAGATTATGTCACCAAACCCATCCAACCAGAGGAGGTATTTGCCAGAATCAAGCTTCATTTAGAATTACGTTATATGACCAATACTTTAGCCCGACAAAACAAAATTCTTCAAATAGAAATCGAACAGCGAAAAACCGCAGAAAAAAAATTATCTGCAATCAACAATCGCTTACAAGGAGAAATTAAAGAGCGAATCGAAGCTCAGAAAAATCTTAAAATGCTAAACGGCAGATTAGAAACTATTGTCGAGAGCAGAACTATTGACTTAAAACTCATCAATCAAAATTTACAGCATACGATCGCCGAACGAAAAAAAGCAGAAGCTAAAGTAAGAAATTCACTACAAGAAAAAGAACTTTTACTAAAAGAAATTCATCATCGAGTAAAGAATAATTTGCTGGTAGTTTCCAATCTTTTAGATTTTCAAACTGACTACATTGAAGATCCAGAGATTTTAAAAATGTTTGACAATAGCAAACACAAAATTGAATCTATGGCTTTGATTCACGAACAGCTATACAATTCATCCGATCTCAAGCAGCTTAATTTTAATAACTATATTGTCGCTTTAGTTGACAAGTTATCCTATTCTTACGATACCAGCACAAAAGGAATAAAAATTTCCCTCGATATTGACGATATTTATCTCAATATAGAAACGGCTAATCCTTGCGGTCTAATTATTAATGAATTAGTAGCTAATGCTTTAGAACACGCCTTTCCAAATCACCAAAAAGGTAATATATTGCTAACTTTAAAAAAAGTAACCCAACATCAAATTACTTTAACGGTCACAGATGATGGAATTGGTTTTCCCAAAGATTTGGATTTTCGGGCAACCGATTCTCTTTGGTTGCAATTAGTTTGCACCCTCACCGAACAACTAGAAGGCACGCTTAAGTTAAATAGAACCAAAGGAACGAGTTTTGAGATAACATTTTCCGAACTTGATTATGACGAGCGATTATAAATATATAAATTAGTTTTATTGTCAAACTTTTCTTTCGTTTTAGCTATTTAATGCCAAATATTAATCAACATATATAAGTGGCATAGAAACTACTGTTACACCAGTAATATCTTGTTCTTTTATAGAAAAAGTATGATTATCGGATTCAAAATTGCCATTAGAAACATTGGTTTCAATAGTAATTTTGTTGTAGACTTCTCCATTTTCAAAAAAGAAGTTTATAAAAGCATAAGGCTCATGACAAACTTCTCCATTAAATAAAGAGGTCGGATTACAATAATAATCCTCTTTATTAGATAGCTCTGCCAAAGTATTAATAACATTTTGAGTATTAAAGACAGCAACAATTTCTTCGTCATTGTAAAAGGTAATTACATTAGAACTATCTCCTGCTGACCACCAAAGTCCAAAATATTTTTGCTTTCGGTCTGCACTAATGTTAAAGCTTGAGCTATCATAAATTTTTGGTTCGATAAAATAAGAATTATCAGCACCGCCAAATATAGTTGTATTTTTAATAATTAGATCGCCATCATAACTGTAAATACTTGAATTTTCACTATCTTGTTTACTAAAAGAATCTGTACTATCAATTGTCAGATCGTTAAAATCAACCACGAACAATTGTTCGCTTATGGTTTTACTTTGAACCGTTGGTTCTTCGACAGTGACCGTAAATGCTTGTGCAGCGTTACTTGCAATTAAGCTAGTAGTTCACCACAATGGTTTTGACAGGTAACTAAAGATTTGAGAAGCTTAACTTAAATACTTAAATACTTCTCGCAAATCATGGCAGTCAAATACATCGTAAATCTATCTGATGAAGAACGTTCTTCACTCTGGAACATCACCTCAAAAGGTAAAACGACAGGAAGAATTGTCAAAAGAGCCCAAATTCTGCTGCTGGCAGATGAAGGACATCCAGACGAGATGATTGCTACTATGTTGAAAGTGGGAGAATCAACAGTTCATCGAATCAGACAAAGGTGCGTAGAAGAGGGAGTGGAAAAAGCGTTAACAGAACGTCCCCGTCAAGGCAGTAAAGCCAAACTAGATGGCAAAACAGAAGCGTTTTTGGTGGCAACGGCTTGTAGTGATGCGCCTGAAGGCAGAAAGCGTTGGACAATGCAGCTACTGGCAGACCGTTTAGTCGCATTGAACTTAGTCGAAAGTATTAGTGATGAGACAGTGCGTAGAACTCTTAAAAAAACCAAATCAAGCTGCGGAATGCAGTCGGACGGCGCACAGCTTGAGGTTGCCTCAAGCTTGCGTCCCGACCTTGGTTAAAGGAACAATGGTGTATTCCCACCATGAGCGCAGAATTTGTCTGGAAAATGGAAGATGTCTTAGATTTGTATAGCCAACCCTATGACCCCTGTTATCCTCAAGTCTGTTTTGACGAACGACGCGGAAGCAAAGCTTCCCAGTCGTCGCTAGACGACGATCTGCGCGTACGCGCTGCCCAATTACTGAGTGAAAAACGAGTTCCTCTTCCTAGCCAACCAAGACAGCTAGAACGCTACGATTACGAATATAAACGAGAAGGAACTTGTAACCTGTTTGCTTTTTTTCAACCCTGGGCTGGATGGAGGCATATTAAAGTAACCAGCCAAAGAACGGCAATTGATTTTGCCCATTGTATGAAGGATTTGGTAGACGAATATTTTCCCAAGGCAACTAAGGTCAAAGTAGTTTTAGATAATCTTAACACTCATACTCCCGCATCACTTTATAAAGCTTTTTCTCCTAAAGAAGCAAAAAGAATTTTAGACCGACTCGAATTTCATTACACTCCCAAACATGGTAGCTGGTGAAGCAGCGCGGTCTTGGGGGTTTCCTCCATGAGCGACTGCTGAACCCTTTAGGGTTAAATATGGTCGAAATTGAATTTTCTGTTGTTTCCCGTCAATGTTTGAATCGACGTATTCCTGACATTGAGATGATGAAGCAGGAGACTAGGGCATGGGTTCAAGAAAGAAACCAACAACGAGCAACTGTTAACTGGCGTTTTACAAGCTTTGATGCACGAGTAAAACTAAAGCGATTATATCCTCAACTTACCTGTCAAAATTAAATTGGTCGAGTACTAGTAGCAGTAGCCAATAATATAATTTTCAATAGATTCATTTAATTTTTTTTGTTTTTATTTGTTATCGATAATATTTTTTTTGACAATAAATGCATCAGAATTTTTACTAAAAATAATTTAAATTATAGTTAAAGTAATTAGTGCAAAAATCTATGCTTTATAAATTTTTGGTTAAATAATTGAGATAATGTATTGGTATTCGTTGTTTTTTCTCAAATTATTTTCTAATTAATTTTACCCACTTCAAGTAGCGAGTAGCGAGTAGTAGTTAAAGCTACTGCTAATACATATCTACCATAAGGAAATTAATTGGAATGACTATATAATCAAAAGCGACTCGTCAGATGATGAGCCGCTGGCTGAAAGTTATGTTATTTAAGCTTTTGAAAGTGAAACTTTGTTTGATGTGTTTGAATGCTCCGTTAAAAATAATTTACGATGTCTCGTCCTATAGAGGTTTTGAGCCAGTTTGAACTATCGTTGGCATAGTCAGAAAAATCGGGCATACTAACAGAGTTTACGCCATCTAAGCCAATAACAATGTCGTTATAGTCCGAATCTGCACCCAAATTTAGCTGGATATCTTCCCAACCCAGGACAGTATTAGTAGCTGAGTCAGTAATTGCTGCTACTTGAACTCGATTAAAATTGGCTGCTGCCATAGAAAACATCGGACGTAAATTGTTACTCCAGGAAGTATCGAGCAATTCGTCTAAGCTACCTTTAGGATTCAATACCAAACCGACGAGATCCCCTGGGTTCATTGCCAGAGTTTGAACTCCTTTATATTCACCTGTTAGTAAATCCTGTTGCCACTCTGCTTTGATCGCATCGGTAAACTTGGCAGTGTCGGTAGAATCTTTCAAGAATACATATCCCTGTTCTGAGTTAGTCAAAGTTCTTCTAATCGCTTCTTTTCTAAACTCAACCGAAGTCACGTCTAAATTTGCCAATCCCGACAGGCTAAAAATACCGATTTCTCCTTCGTAGACACCGCCATCGTAGAGAAAGTCAACGTCAACCATACCAGAATCATTAACGGCAAACACGCCTTCATATAAAGTTCCATCAGCATATTGCAGCAGTTTTTGCCCTGCTGTAGTGTTTTGCCAGCGACGTTCGGAGTTTTGGGCGACATCAATAGCAGGGGTAGTACCCGTTGCTCCTGTCAATTTAAAAACCACGTCGTTGTAGTCAAAATCTGACTGTTGCCAGTCGATGCGGACATCTTCCATAGCGTAAGTACCGTTATCGTCTACGGCTACGATTTGTCCCGTTTGTTTGGCTTCTTTTCTGGTTAAATCTCCGCCTGGGTTGGCTTCGGGGATCGAAAAAATTGGTAGTTTACCCCACTGCCAAATTTGATTGGGATCTTGGGCAATATCGGCTACGGTGTTATTTTGAGTCAGCATCAGAGCAAATTTATCACTTCTGTTCATGGTGAAAGAACCGACTCCGTCATAGTTTCCCTGATTGAAGTCTTTTTCCCAAGACAAAGTTTGACCAAATAAAGCCTGTTCGGTTTTATCCTCAATCAGAACATAACCCAAGTTTGAATTACTCTGAGCGCGTATGGCAGCTTCTTGAATAAATTCAATCGAACCTGGTTCGTAAGCTTCCATACCTTCTAAGTTAAAGACTGCCAATTCACCTTGAAACCAACCGCCATCAAACAGAAATTCGTAATCTACCTGTCCTGTCTTATCGACTTTAAAAAATCCTGAAGTATATTGATAATTATTTTTTTTGGATTCATGGGTGTGACAATGCGAACATTCTAAATCTTCTGCTCTTTGTAAATCGTCCCAGACTATTGCCCCAAGTTCGCTTAAAACTTCTGTATTCGTACCATCAAAGTCATGAGTATCGCCCGAAGTTAAATTAGCCTCCCAAACAATGCGTCCGATTTCTCGTTCCTGGGTGGCAGCAATAGTTTGCGTCGTAGCAGCTAAAGTACTTTGTCCTTCATTCTCGGCACCATATTCACCGATAATAACGGGAATATCGCGAACGTATAGTTCATCTAGATAGCTGGCGATATCTTTATCGTTCCACTGTTCGTAAGCGTGAATCGAAAAGACAATATTGTCATTTTTGTCCAAAATCTCTTGAGCGTGAGTGGCAATAGTTTGGGTATGAAAATCTTGTCCCCAGGCTTCACCATCAACGACGATGAGGTTATCTGCACCTTCAGCACGAATGATATCAATTAATTCACGATGGTAACTCACCCACTTTTCGGGGTTAGCTGTAGCGTTACCAGGTTCGTTATGGAGGTTGAACCATACGTTGGGATTGTCTTTAAACTCCTGTGCCATATCGCGCCAGTAAGCTTTGAGAATTTCCTATTCGCTATCTTCATAATAGCCACCAATGCGATCGTGAGCGTCAAATATTACTACTGCACCTTGACTGGTAAACGCATCGACGATTTGATGGTTGGTTCCATAGTTATTTTCGGCAGGATGGGGTTGCCCGTAGTTTCCTAATAAATAATTGGGAACTCTAACAGTATTGAAACCCCAGTCATTAATCAAAGAGTCTACCTGGGCAATTCCTTCCCAGGTAAACATATTAATTCCCTTAACGATAAATTCTTTTCCATCGGGTTCGTAAATCTGGGTGTCGATGACTTTAAATTGTGAATTAACAGCACTCATATAAAATTCACTTTGAAATATATAAACATGACAACTATTATTAATAGTATTTTTGTGATGTTTGCGATCGCGCTTGTTAAAACGTCTATAAACAGATAAAGTTTGTTTGATTTGCGTATAAGATAATTTCTACGAAATAAAAAACTATCTATTTTGTTTTTTGACAATAAAAAGTTTACCTGTATCGTTATCGATTGCTTTGCTATTGTTGCGATCGCAGCCCCCTTAAAAATATGCCTACGCTAAGCTAAGAGATTTTAAATCCATCAAAAAAGCTCTAATCCTTTCACTATTAGAGAAGCATTGAAGCTTTTGAAGTTTGAGAAAAGAAATTGAGGTATAGCCTAAATAAAGTCTATAGCTGATAGTTCAGAGCTTTCTATATTCTTGATGATGCCTATTAATAACTGGTTGTTAGCAATACTAATCATGACATCATTACTATTGGTTCCAGTTCCTTGAATGATGGTTAAATCTTCAAACTTTAAGTTGCCCCACAATTGAATAATATCCTGACCACCTTCAAAGTCTTCAACTGTATCGACTCCTCCATCGTTAGCTAAAACAAAAAGATCGCTACCTTTACCACCTTCTAAAGTGTCGTTACCCGAACCACCGAACAAAACGTCATTTCCAGCATCGCCAGCGAGAAAGTCGTTATCTTCTTCACCAAAGAGCAAATCGTCGTTGCCTCTGCCAATTAAGGTATCATCTCCCGATCCACCGAATAAAACGTCGCTTTCTTTGCTTCCTCTGAAAGTATCGTTTTCATCTCCGCCTTGAATAGTATTACTCTCTGTTGTAGTTGATAACTCCAGATCTTCTTGAGTAGTTGAGGTCGAATCAATAGAACTTACTGAAGAGTTAGTTAGATTGCTGGTTTGTAGAGTCTGACTAGAAGTAGAAGAAAGTTGAGTATTGTTATTGAAAGAACTACTGGCAGTATAGGTTAATAATTCTTGCCCGACGGCTGTTGTGCGCCAGTCTCTTTGTGTATTAACCCATTCATCCATCGAGGCAGCAAACCCCTCTGCTCCTTTGATTTGAAAGACAACGTCATTGTAGTCACCATCTGCATTTCCCAGATCGACGCGCATATCTTCAAAAGCAAACGTGCCATAGCTATCGACAGTCACTATTTGTCCTTCTCCACTACCATTGGGATTAGCTTTAGGAATAGAGAAGAGAGGCAGTTTACCCCATTGCCAAATACTATTGGGGTTGTCAGCAATTTCTTGGACAGTAGTATGCTGAACGAGCATAAAGGCAAAGCGATCGCCTGGAGTCATTGCAAATCCTTTTTGTCCGAGATGATCTCCAGCATTAAAGTCTTTTTCCCAAGGGAGCGCACTACTAAAACGCCCTCCCTCAATGCGATCGCGCAATAGAATATGTCCTCGATCGGAGCTAGTAAGAGCGCGAGTGGCTGCTTCTTGAATAAAGGCTTCCGTACCAGGAACATAAGCCTCCATCCCCTCTAGACTAAATACTGCCAGTTCTCCTTGAAACCAGCCTCCATCAAAGAGGAAGTCAAACTGAATTTGCCCAGTAGAATCGACTGTAAAAATGCCAGAATTACTATCGGTATTAGCGGCATAATCTAGAATATTTTGTCCTACTTGAGTTGTCCGCCAGTCTCTTTGAGTATTAACTAATTCATTCATATTTGGGACGACGCGATCGACTCCTTGAAGTTGAAACACAATATCGTTATAGTCTCGATCGCTTTGATTCCAATCGACTCTGGCATCTTCAAAGGCAAAGGTTCCATTATCATCCACTGCAACTATCTGTCCTTCTGCTGTGCCAAAGTTTGCTTCTGGAATGGAGAAAAGCGGCAGCTTACCATCTTGCCAAATACTATTAGGATTGTTAGCAATTTCCTGGACAGTGGTATCTTGAATGAGCATCAACGCCAAACGAGTTCCTGGAGTCAAATTGAAATCTTTTTGACCGAGATACTCACCATGATTAAAATTACTTTCCCAGGGTAGGGAACTACTAAAACGCGCTCCTTCGGTGCGATCGCGAAGCAAGATATGTCCTTGTTGGGAGTTAGTAAGAGCGCGAGTGGCTGCTTCCTGGATAAACTCCAGAGAACCAGGAGTGTAAGTTTCCATACCTTCGAGGCTGAAGGCTGCCAGTTCTCCTTGAAACCCCCCTCCATCAAACAGAAATTCAAACTGAATTTGACCAGAGGAGTCTACTTCAAATACTCCGTCGGTAAAAGTGTAGTTATTAACGTTCTCAGTGTAGCCATCTAACTGTTCTAAATCTTCAGATCTTTGCAGATCGTTCCAAACTAGTTCGCCTAAATCGGTCAAAATTTCAGGGTTTGTCCCATCAAAATATTCTGCGTGTCCTCCAGTTTCCGTCGTGAGGTCGTTATTGTCATCTCCTTTAGCTGTCCAGACGATTCTTCCGACTTCTCCCTCTTGTGCTGCCTGTAGCATTTGCTGAGATGCAGCTAAAGTGCTTTGTCCGACATTTTCCGAACCATATTCTCCCACGATAAAGGGGATATTTTGACTGTGGAGAGCATCAAAATAGGCTGCAATATCGTTACTATTCCACTGGTCGTAAACATGAATAGAAAAGAGAATATTTTCATTACCCGCCATAATTTCGCTGGCATGGTTGAGGATGGTCTGAGTGTGATAGTCCTGTCCCCAGGCTTCTCCGTCGATAACAATTAAATTATTTGCCCCTTCAGCACGAATGAGATCGATGAGTTCTCGGTGATAGCTAACCCATTGTTCGGGACTCGCTGTCGCATTACCAGGCTCGTTATGTAAGTTAAACCAAACATAAGAATTATCCTTAAATTCTTGCGCCATATCGCGCCAGTAGTCTTTAAGAATTTCCCATTCACTATCTTCGTAATAGCCACCGATGCGATCGTGAGCATCAAAAATAACTACCGACCCTTGACTGGTATAGGCATCGACAATTTGATGGCTAGTTCCATAGGCATCGTCTTCGGGATGGGGTTGGTCATAACTACCCAATAAGTAACTAGGGACTCTAATCGTATTAAATCCCCAAGTGTTGAGATAATTATTGAGATTATCAATTCCTTCCCAAGCGAACATATTCGCTCCCTTGATAATAAACTCTTGTCCAGTAGGATCGTATATTTTTGTTCCTATTATTTGAAATTGAGAATTAATGGTATTCATTTGATAAATAGGGAAAAATACAAACAATAATAAATGTAGCTTTTCAAATAATATGACTACGCTGTTTGTAAACACGTTTGCAAACACTTGAATTTTGTTTTATTTGTGTATAAGATAATTTCCCAAAAAAGCGATCGCGAATGTTATTTTAAAATTCGCGATCGTAGATCTAAAAAGGAACCAAAAAACTAATAATTAAGAACCGAGCCAAAAATTGCTGTAATTAAACACCTAAAACATCATCAAAAGAATAGTTAAAGACATCATTACCAACTGTAGTTTCTAACCAATTGCGATTGCTAGCCATAACATCTTCAATTTCGGTGATGCCGATACCTTCAACGCCTTCGATAGCGATGACAAAATCGTTGTAGTCAATATTAGAACCCAGATCGCGACGAATATCTTCAAAGCTAATAATCGTGCCTTCTGCTCCCGTTAACACTTCTGCTATCTGTACTTGGCTGTTGTGGTTAGCTGCAGCCATAGAAAATAGGGGTTGCTTTTTAGTCGCCCAATCTGGTGCGGTTTTGGCTTCCTCAAAACTACTGCCAGGAATCAACACCATACCAAAATCATCATTGGGATTCATTTGGAAGCTTTGCTGACCGCGATAGTTACTGCTATCGGTATTGTAGTTCTTTTCCCAGTTTAGATTGCCGCTAAATCTCGCTCCTTCATCAGCATCGCTAGCAATGATGTATCCTTGAGTAGAATTACTGGTTACTCTAGCTAGTGCTTCGGCAATAAATGCTTCAGAACCAACTTCATAGATGTCCATACTAGAAAGACTAAAGATTCCGACTTCTCCACCAGAGTAATGACCACCATCGTAGAGAAAATTGATTTTTACTTCTCCAGAGTCGCCAACGCGGAAAATACCTTCATCAAAAGTCGCTCTGTTAGCATACTCTAGCAACTCTTGCCCGATGGAGGTACTGCGCCAGTCGCGATCGCTATTAATGTAATTATCCATCGCAGCAACTGCACCTTTAGCACCTTTAACTTGGAAAATAAAATCGTTGTAGTCGCGATCGCCTCCAACCAAAACGTCTTCAAAAGCATAAGTACCGTTGCCGTCAACATCCACTATCAATCCTGCTTCAGCATATTTAGGATTGGCTTCGGGAGTAGAGAAAATTGGCACCTTGCCCCATTGACCGACTTGAGAAGGGTCGGTGATTTCCCAAACTGTGGTGTTTTGCACCAGCATAAAGGCAAATTTATCGCCAGGGGTCATCGTGAAGCTGCGGACACCTTGATAGCTATCGGGGTCTTTATTGAAGTTGTTTTCCCAAGCCATTTTTTGGGTAAATTTCGCACCTT harbors:
- a CDS encoding CHASE domain-containing protein codes for the protein MKRWQAKLFRITKIDKAFSTAVTLTFITGISCSAIASFIVWHFEQTKITYQFEHQGANVAAAINNKLEQNLQNLQSIVNFYHASDKVTRQEFHQFVHNYIIDNPEIEALKWTPRVTQKERETYERAARLDGLTQFEITERDRSQRIIRAKSRAEYFPVYYVNSKKDDKSGLGFDLASQPSLMEAMYVARDTGRAIATAPIILKRENGVLQKGFLVFLPVYYNHGSTDTVAERRQNLEGFVVGVFRLGVIADLARYDLQATDIDLVVADESAPLENRLFYTSDSSLKLEATKNIASYRSLQQQFLFDSANRRLSITIIPASGYFQERMTFRPILVLSSGILLTAILAFYLQEMLKVRNKLRTQESIAERSARDYRKVAVRYRRIVDNVAEGIFICTQEGKYLNANNALANIYGYDSPQQLLSEIKNVETQLFVNPEDWRKLIAAVKKDRTVTNFECQVYRADGSKIWTSINIHWLSDRNNSEIYYEGTVTNITARKQTEQLLLQSNNLLTGISQAQTRFIKDAEPKILFDGLLENLLQITNSEYGFIGEILYTETQEPCIEAYMKVRGKPYLKSHAITNIAWNEETRKFYDEHAPQGMEFHNLKTLFGQVMVTGKPVIANSPSTDPRRGGLPDGYPPLNAFLGLPFYSRDRLLGMVGIANRPHGYDTELVEYLEPFLATCSNIIEAYRSETKRQQVEKALKESEERYRAIVETANEGILLLDSNGQIRFANSKVSQMLGYGKDELIRRSLFNFMDKQQKIEKTLTNLELGMTKNYDLQFRCQDGSKLWTLASFSSIFDSSFQSTGILAMITDISDRKQTELELAAAKQTAEIASRTKSHFLSNMSHELRTPLNGILGSTRLLKSHLKAMSSGNSVSTVDCQKNLNTIETSGSHLLGLIEDILEFSRIETAPVKLYPTRIDLVAFLTDICNTLRSRITVKGLTFTTEIPRDLPYGIEVDRQRLKQVLLELFNNAIKFTDLGRITFRIVVIDYCEFLPTPSNSEVNLQDYITLRFEAIDTGVGIGSDLLTKIFQPFEQLGDIHNKAAGTGIGLTIAQQLLHSMNSKLKVTSCLGMGSTFWFDLTLPTLKTGISKTEKPIEVNSIVGYQGKKRRLLIVDNRAENRLLLINLLEPLGFEVFTAENGQQEIGLAKKIKPDLILTDLILPLKTGFEAVQELRQIPYFEQTPIIAISNSDLEPEREQKRIAGCDALLAKPIDESKLLALLQKYLQLSWIYRDELEAVAIAPEPDSVPKSVDSIVPPVEDLEFLYELAMLGSMKKIRQWAVSLEELDIKYKPFADKLKNLSQNFEEKAIVSLVEQYLHQ
- a CDS encoding response regulator, translated to MSKTKTFITTGSFNFQFDLKDHNILIVDDNPTNLAVIVNYLETSGLTILVSQDGESSLKRAKYAKPSIILLDVLMPGIDGYETCRRLKSDSETKDIPVIFMTALSSTEDKVKGFKFGAVDYVTKPIQPEEVFARIKLHLELRYMTNTLARQNKILQIEIEQRKTAEKKLSAINNRLQGEIKERIEAQKNLKMLNGRLETIVESRTIDLKLINQNLQHTIAERKKAEAKVRNSLQEKELLLKEIHHRVKNNLLVVSNLLDFQTDYIEDPEILKMFDNSKHKIESMALIHEQLYNSSDLKQLNFNNYIVALVDKLSYSYDTSTKGIKISLDIDDIYLNIETANPCGLIINELVANALEHAFPNHQKGNILLTLKKVTQHQITLTVTDDGIGFPKDLDFRATDSLWLQLVCTLTEQLEGTLKLNRTKGTSFEITFSELDYDERL
- a CDS encoding DUF4114 domain-containing protein; translated protein: MEAYEPGSIEFIQEAAIRAQSNSNLGYVLIEDKTEQALFGQTLSWEKDFNQGNYDGVGSFTMNRSDKFALMLTQNNTVADIAQDPNQIWQWGKLPIFSIPEANPGGDLTRKEAKQTGQIVAVDDNGTYAMEDVRIDWQQSDFDYNDVVFKLTGATGTTPAIDVAQNSERRWQNTTAGQKLLQYADGTLYEGVFAVNDSGMVDVDFLYDGGVYEGEIGIFSLSGLANLDVTSVEFRKEAIRRTLTNSEQGYVFLKDSTDTAKFTDAIKAEWQQDLLTGEYKGVQTLAMNPGDLVGLVLNPKGSLDELLDTSWSNNLRPMFSMAAANFNRVQVAAITDSATNTVLGWEDIQLNLGADSDYNDIVIGLDGVNSVSMPDFSDYANDSSNWLKTSIGRDIVNYF